In Niveispirillum cyanobacteriorum, the following proteins share a genomic window:
- a CDS encoding CDP-alcohol phosphatidyltransferase family protein yields MSADNHAAETAPPMAATIGDNPVRLWGMSSAERLRRQCVRSGVTEVRAWDGLDQGRSQLLLRTDWVFDEVLVRDLAKRPGTILVDSRNQEPVAAHVSAEDAAEVAEMLNSSRIVPADLAARLRVLVPDDLSSSYNHALRKRETPFLLRLTPEALPKIEQRMFAGSYKGVTDVITKYVWPLPARHVTKLCAVLGMTPNMVTGIGAVLMLLALWLFAEGHYLPGLAAGWVMTFLDTVDGKLARVTLTSSKWGNIFDHGIDLVHPPFWWWAWVAGLSAAGFTMPGGEIFALVVIWAGYVSQRLQEGYFIKRFKIDMHTWRPFDSFFRLITARRNPNLVILTLATLLGRPDIGMALVIFWIVACFGVHMAQIVQAEQASKKGPITSYLSA; encoded by the coding sequence TTGTCCGCCGACAATCACGCCGCTGAAACCGCCCCGCCCATGGCCGCCACCATCGGCGACAATCCTGTCCGCCTGTGGGGCATGAGTTCCGCCGAACGCCTGCGCCGCCAATGCGTGCGCAGTGGTGTGACGGAGGTCCGGGCTTGGGACGGGCTGGATCAAGGCCGTTCACAACTGCTGTTGCGCACGGACTGGGTGTTTGACGAGGTGCTGGTCCGTGATCTGGCCAAGCGGCCCGGCACCATCCTGGTCGACAGCCGCAATCAGGAGCCTGTGGCGGCACATGTATCCGCCGAGGATGCCGCCGAGGTGGCGGAGATGCTGAACAGCAGCCGAATCGTGCCTGCCGATCTGGCGGCCCGGCTGCGCGTCCTGGTGCCGGACGATCTCTCTTCCTCCTATAATCACGCCCTGCGCAAGCGCGAAACCCCGTTCCTGCTGCGCCTGACGCCAGAGGCACTGCCCAAGATCGAACAGCGCATGTTCGCGGGCAGCTATAAGGGCGTTACCGACGTCATCACCAAATATGTCTGGCCGCTGCCGGCCCGGCACGTGACCAAGCTCTGCGCCGTGCTGGGTATGACACCCAACATGGTCACCGGTATCGGCGCCGTGCTGATGCTGCTGGCGCTCTGGCTGTTTGCGGAAGGCCATTACCTGCCGGGCCTTGCCGCCGGCTGGGTCATGACCTTCCTGGACACGGTCGATGGCAAGCTGGCGCGCGTGACACTGACCAGCAGCAAATGGGGCAATATCTTCGACCACGGCATCGATCTGGTCCACCCGCCCTTCTGGTGGTGGGCCTGGGTCGCGGGCCTGTCAGCAGCGGGTTTCACCATGCCGGGTGGGGAAATCTTCGCCCTGGTCGTCATCTGGGCCGGTTACGTGTCGCAGCGTTTGCAGGAAGGCTACTTCATCAAGCGTTTCAAGATCGACATGCACACCTGGCGGCCGTTCGATAGCTTCTTCCGACTGATCACGGCGCGGCGTAACCCCAATCTGGTGATCCTGACGCTGGCCACGCTGCTGGGCCGCCCGGATATCGGTATGGCACTGGTGATCTTCTGGATCGTCGCCTGCTTCGGCGTGCATATGGCGCAGATCGTTCAGGCCGAGCAAGCGTCCAAGAAGGGCCCCATCACTTCCTATCTGTCCGCCTGA
- a CDS encoding diacylglycerol/lipid kinase family protein, giving the protein MARPGIIRNPFSHRNKAGGSGLPADAARLFGGHVASPDTPEKLVQSLRGFAQAGVDIIAVDGGDGTVREVLTALPYAYSDASPALAILAAGKTNLIAADVGTTGYGPRGLAGLVRAAHEGTLGTRTTQRPILSLHWPDGEHGPVRGMFMGAGAFTRGTDLANAAIHKAGFTQEIAVVLTMAGVLGRALIGNDSHGWLAGEDFGATVDDDPALDGNRFLFLATTLDKLIMGLWPFWDHGPRPLRYLDVAANPPGLLGALPRLMTGRPSASMRQAGAYRSGGAERIELRLTRPLIMDGETYPAGRVILSATDSITFIQP; this is encoded by the coding sequence ATGGCGCGTCCCGGTATTATCCGTAATCCGTTCAGCCACCGGAACAAGGCGGGCGGCAGCGGCCTGCCCGCCGATGCTGCGCGCCTGTTCGGGGGCCATGTAGCCTCCCCCGATACGCCGGAAAAGCTGGTGCAATCCCTGCGCGGCTTCGCCCAGGCTGGCGTGGATATAATCGCCGTCGATGGCGGCGACGGGACCGTGCGGGAGGTGCTGACCGCCCTTCCCTATGCCTATAGCGACGCAAGCCCCGCGCTGGCCATCCTGGCGGCGGGCAAGACCAACCTGATCGCCGCCGATGTCGGCACCACCGGTTATGGCCCGCGGGGGCTGGCCGGACTGGTGCGTGCCGCACACGAGGGGACGCTGGGCACCCGCACCACGCAGCGGCCGATCCTTTCGTTGCACTGGCCTGACGGGGAACATGGGCCGGTGCGGGGCATGTTTATGGGGGCCGGCGCCTTCACGCGCGGCACCGACCTTGCCAATGCCGCCATTCATAAGGCTGGCTTCACGCAGGAGATCGCCGTGGTATTGACCATGGCAGGCGTGCTGGGCCGGGCGCTGATCGGCAATGATAGCCATGGCTGGCTGGCGGGGGAGGATTTCGGCGCAACGGTGGATGACGATCCGGCGCTGGACGGCAACCGCTTCCTGTTCCTGGCAACGACGCTCGACAAATTGATCATGGGCCTGTGGCCCTTCTGGGATCATGGCCCGCGTCCCCTGCGCTATCTGGATGTGGCGGCCAACCCGCCTGGCCTGCTGGGTGCCCTGCCCCGCCTGATGACGGGACGGCCCAGCGCGAGCATGCGCCAGGCCGGTGCGTACCGTTCCGGCGGGGCGGAACGTATTGAGCTGCGCCTGACCCGTCCCCTGATCATGGATGGGGAGACTTACCCGGCGGGCCGTGTCATCCTGTCGGCTACCGACAGCATCACCTTCATTCAGCCGTGA
- a CDS encoding class I SAM-dependent methyltransferase, which produces MSGRAANPTLAHYSAHAALYADHLADHDSVGARHRFLSAIDKQAPAILDLGCGAGRDLAGFRDAGAMAIGADGSPALAAIATQQTGCAVHVLDLLSTDPAPWMDHSFDGIWAHHLFFHLPEFALPHILGRVGNWLRSGGVFYACDPTGDGMEGMAADGRYLAFRRPQSWKAAAKRAGFTLLADWRRPEGLPRHRQEWLATLWRRL; this is translated from the coding sequence GTGAGCGGTCGGGCAGCGAACCCTACGCTTGCCCATTACAGCGCGCATGCTGCGCTTTATGCCGATCACTTGGCCGATCATGACAGCGTCGGTGCCCGGCACCGGTTCCTGTCGGCCATCGATAAGCAAGCGCCCGCCATTCTGGACCTGGGATGCGGTGCCGGGCGAGACCTTGCCGGCTTCCGGGATGCAGGTGCCATGGCAATCGGGGCTGACGGCAGCCCCGCCCTGGCCGCGATCGCCACACAGCAGACTGGGTGCGCGGTGCATGTGTTGGACCTTCTTTCCACCGATCCCGCCCCGTGGATGGATCATTCGTTTGACGGGATATGGGCCCATCATCTGTTCTTCCACCTGCCGGAATTCGCCCTTCCGCACATTCTGGGCCGGGTCGGGAACTGGCTGCGGTCCGGTGGTGTTTTCTATGCCTGCGATCCGACCGGCGATGGCATGGAAGGCATGGCCGCCGATGGCCGCTATCTTGCCTTTCGCCGCCCGCAAAGCTGGAAAGCCGCGGCGAAGCGGGCCGGGTTCACCCTGCTGGCCGATTGGCGCCGGCCCGAAGGACTACCCCGTCACCGGCAGGAATGGCTGGCCACTTTGTGGCGCCGGCTTTGA